The following nucleotide sequence is from Halomonas chromatireducens.
CACCCCCACCGGTTCATGACCAATGGTCAAACCCTTCTCTACCGGGTACTCCCCCTTGAGGATATGGACATCCGTACCGCAGATGGTGGTGGTAGTGACGCGAACAAGGGCATCGTTGGGACCGACTGCCGGAATCGGCTTGTCATCGATCTCGATGCGCCCCGGCTCGACGAAGATGGCGGCTTTCATCATGGCTGGCATGGTCACTCCTGTTTGGGCTCTCTGCACTCAAGAATCTGCACCCATGGAAAAGGCACCCGTTAGGTTTGGCACAGAGCCCGGCCTTTCGCCTTGATTCATGTCAAGAGGATGGAAAGCCTGCAAAGATGAGCCTCATTAACGCGACGCGCCGGCAAAAAGCCGGCGCGGTTGGAGACAGAAGCGAGGGAAATTCACATGACCGGCACGCCGGTAATCCAGACGTGGAGATGAAAGGCGAAGAGATAATAGGCAATAAGGCCGCCAATTACGGTAATGGCCGTACCAGCCATGCGGGGCGTCGTCTGCGGAGCCGGCTGGCGCCGGCGCGCGGAGCGAAAGTCCAGCACCGCCCAGACCAGGAAGGCACCGAAAAAGACGATATCACCCAAGCGGCCGTTGGCCAGCAAGTGGGCCAAGGCCCACACCTTGACCGCCAGCACCATCGGATGGCCCAGCTTGGCCTTGATATGATTGCCAGGGACATAGGCAGCCACCAGCAGGATAATGGCCGGAATCATCAGAAGCGCAACGGCATGGCGCAGCCCTGCGGGCGGAAACCAGACCCAGATGGGGTTGAGTCGCATCTGGCCGTAACCCCAGATGGCAATGGCCAGACCGATGATAGAGATCACCGAGAAAATGGCTTTCCAGCGCAGCTCCCCCATGCGCTGAATCTGTGTGCTACGCCAATCGTCAGCAAAGATGCGCACGGAGTGCATACCAAGAAAAATCAAGAGACCAAGAATCATCACGAACATGCCGGGGCTTCCTTTGCGTTGGGTATCGAACAGGTATCGAAACGGCTTTCGAAACAGCATGCAGCTTAACGACACCGACTCGTTACACCAAGGCCTCGGCAAAAGATTCGTCTGGCGCAGCGATGGACTTCGTCATGCTAGAGTCATGGACTAGCGAGCCGGCGACTCGCTACCCGAGGCCCTCCGACCGGGACAAGGGACGATACGCCGGCCCCTCTATCACCTCGCCATCCGTGTCGAAGCGACTGCCGTGACAGGGGCAGTCCCAGGTAGACTCCTCCGGATTCCAATGCACGATGCATTTCAAATGTGGGCAAACAGCTGATAGCACCTTGAGTTCGCCGGCCTCGGTGCGATGGATGGCCAGTTTTTCGCCGCTTTTCGTGGCAACCCTGGCCTGCCCCGGTGCAATGCCATCGAAGGAGTCGATTCTTTCAGTTCCCAGATAGTCCCTGGCCAAGTGCTTGGTAACGGTGGCGTTCTCCTTTGCATACTGAAGCGCCGACTTGCCCGGCGTAACGCGTCGCGATGCGAAGCGGGCCTGCCAGGGGTTGTCGTGGTCAAGTATCTGGTCGGCGATGATTCGACCTGCCAACGCCCCCCACACCAAGCCATCAGCGGCGAAGCCGGTGGCCATGTAAAGATTGTCATGGCCATGCATCCGTCCGATATAGGGCAAGCCATCGGGCGAGCTGTACTGCTGGGCAGACCATTGATGGCTGAAGGTTTCGATCTCGAAGCGACTGCTAAGGTATTCGCGCAACAGTTGGTAGTGCTCTCCCTCATGCTCACCGGTCTTGTGCTTCTCGCCGACCACCATCAGGTATGGCGTGTCTCCATGACGATAACTGCGCAGTGAATGGAACGGGTCAAGCAGCCAGAAAATGCCCTCGGGGTACTCGCCACGTCTCAGCCTCGCTGCGACGGCATATTCCCGTGACACCAGCATACCCGCCTGCAACAGGCTGATACCCTTGGGAGTATGGGTCGCATAGACGATATGCCGGGCCGTGACGCTGGCAGTGTCAGTCTGCACCAGGCCCTCCTTTGCATCCACCCGTCGCACGGGGCAATGTTCATGAATGGCCACCCCCATGCCGATCAAGACGGAAGCCAGGCCCTGAACGTAATGCAACGGATTGAACTGGGCCTGGTCTGGGATACGAATGCCCCAGCTGTCAAAGGGCAATCCGGGACCTTCGGCTGATGCAACGTCGAGCCCCGCCCTGAGCAGTGCGTCACGCTCGTCGTTCAGGCTGTGGTCGCTGTGCTGCCTGTCGCCGGTCAGCAGACGATAGGCCGATTGACGGCGAAACTGGCACTCGATGGAGAAACGCTTTATCAGCGCCTCGATATCATCGATTGCTTCGCTTCTCGCACACACGACGTCGGCTGCCACCTCATCGCCCCATTTCCTGCGCAATGCCGCCTGGCCTGAGGCCAGAGTGCTGTAGAGATTGCCCGTGGAGCCACCCGTCACACCACCGCCTACGCCCTTAGCCTCGAGTACGACGACTCGCTGTCCGGCCTCGACCAGCGGCAGGGCCGTCGTCAGACCGGTAATACCAGCGCCGATCACTACCACATCGGCTTCAGCCTGCTCCTCCAGAGGGGCACAGACCGGCAATCCAAGGCTCCCCAGCCTCCATATCGCTTCCATAACGACTCCTTTCGTCAGGGCAATGCATGCATGCTGCTACTAGGTATAGAAGGTAGTGGGGAGCGGTGCGAATCCGGATGCACCTGGATGTGTTTTCAAGCTGACAAACAGGTGAACGGGCTCTTACACAAGCCAACATTTTTCACGACCGTCCTTAACAACTTTCTTGCCATAAGCAGCCTCTCCCTCGCCCTACGCCTGCTATGTTGAAACAGCTCATCTGAGCATGGAATGCAATCGCAAAAGGGAGCAGAACATGAATATCAAGAGTGCCAACGAGCTTTTCGTCCGCCTGCTATCCGAAGCCAACAGTGGGGAAAAGCAGATGACTCGCGCGTTGCCCAAGATGGCGCGAGCGGCCCACGACCCCAAGCTGGTCGATGCCTTCAAGGAGCATCTCGAGGAGACCCAGGGTCAACTGGAGCGAATCGAGAAGGCGGCGGACTCCATTCCGGAGATACGGGTCAAGCGTATCAAGTGCTATGCGATGGAGAGTCTGATCGAGGAAGGCCAGGAACTGATCGAATCCACCG
It contains:
- a CDS encoding NnrU family protein — translated: MFVMILGLLIFLGMHSVRIFADDWRSTQIQRMGELRWKAIFSVISIIGLAIAIWGYGQMRLNPIWVWFPPAGLRHAVALLMIPAIILLVAAYVPGNHIKAKLGHPMVLAVKVWALAHLLANGRLGDIVFFGAFLVWAVLDFRSARRRQPAPQTTPRMAGTAITVIGGLIAYYLFAFHLHVWITGVPVM
- a CDS encoding FAD-dependent oxidoreductase; translation: MEAIWRLGSLGLPVCAPLEEQAEADVVVIGAGITGLTTALPLVEAGQRVVVLEAKGVGGGVTGGSTGNLYSTLASGQAALRRKWGDEVAADVVCARSEAIDDIEALIKRFSIECQFRRQSAYRLLTGDRQHSDHSLNDERDALLRAGLDVASAEGPGLPFDSWGIRIPDQAQFNPLHYVQGLASVLIGMGVAIHEHCPVRRVDAKEGLVQTDTASVTARHIVYATHTPKGISLLQAGMLVSREYAVAARLRRGEYPEGIFWLLDPFHSLRSYRHGDTPYLMVVGEKHKTGEHEGEHYQLLREYLSSRFEIETFSHQWSAQQYSSPDGLPYIGRMHGHDNLYMATGFAADGLVWGALAGRIIADQILDHDNPWQARFASRRVTPGKSALQYAKENATVTKHLARDYLGTERIDSFDGIAPGQARVATKSGEKLAIHRTEAGELKVLSAVCPHLKCIVHWNPEESTWDCPCHGSRFDTDGEVIEGPAYRPLSRSEGLG
- a CDS encoding ferritin-like domain-containing protein, producing MNIKSANELFVRLLSEANSGEKQMTRALPKMARAAHDPKLVDAFKEHLEETQGQLERIEKAADSIPEIRVKRIKCYAMESLIEEGQELIESTEKGPVRDAGMIGAAQKVEHFEIAAYGTLCELAEQLGYTKAKEILAETLKEEKAADDKLSKLAKADVNRKAG